Proteins encoded in a region of the Isosphaeraceae bacterium EP7 genome:
- a CDS encoding CusA/CzcA family heavy metal efflux RND transporter: MLNALIDFSLRNRFVVILLSCILVALGVRAAGELPLDAFPDTTPVQVQINTVAPELAPEEIERQITFPVEQAVGGLKGLEEVRSLSKFGLSQVVAIFEDGTDIYFARQQINERLGEAQLPQGVEKPTMGPVATGLGEVYHYFLSSNVYDLTELRSLQDWVVRPRLRRVPGVAEVNSWGGLAKQFEVRAEPAKLAKYVLTLDDVILALKENNKDVGGGYVVRADESSLIQGVGRARTLEEIGKIVITARDGVPIRIRDVGEVDIGHMIRRGGVTANGKGEVVLGLAFMRMGENSRDVTMALDRAMREVKLTLPAGVNVTVAYERTHLVNQVLMTVERNLAEGALLVIAVLFAFLGNLRAGLIVASAIPLSMLFAVTMMERIGIAGSLMSLGAIDFGLVVDSSVVMVENCVRHLAHDRTDRPKLDIIRDAAVEVRKPTLFGELIIMIVYLPILTLQGVEGKLFRPMALTVIFALLGSMILSLTLMPALASLGLKRRTSDRETFVDRLAHAFFKPLLHLGLRFPKATLAFVGALTVATTLLGFSLGSEFVPRLNEGTIVINTIRLASVSLEESLEYGGRIEAMLKEQFPDEIDTIWSRTGTAEVATDPMGFEVTDVYISLKPRAGWKKAKDQDGLVAAMAEVTGTLPGMRAVYSQPIELRINEMVAGIRADLGIKLFGDDLEVLKEKAAEIERVVKSIPGAADVSTEQISGLPVLRIEVDRDALSRYGIAARQVLDTINAAGGIKVGEILEPGRRFPLAVRLPMAYRNDPKALEKILIPTATGQRLRLSKLARLEETTGPSTIQREWGRRRIVVQANIRGRDMGSFVEEVQARVASEVKLPEGYDLGWGGQFENMRRAEKRLYIVVPLALALILSLLYLTFNSVRDALMIFSGVLFARVGGVFGLWVMDLPFTISAGVGFVALAGASMLEGLVLVAAIRDRIAQGLPKREAIEQARLARLRPVLMTGTVAALGFLPMMLSTGIGAEVQRPLATVVFFGMVCDTFLTMLALPVLYLLFGKGPDETRPTWIDPERIGLGATNRDNLAVTVGADNG, translated from the coding sequence ATGCTCAATGCACTGATCGACTTCAGCCTCAGGAATCGGTTCGTCGTCATCCTGCTCTCATGCATCCTCGTGGCGCTCGGAGTGCGTGCCGCGGGCGAGCTGCCGCTCGACGCCTTCCCCGACACGACGCCGGTTCAGGTGCAGATCAACACCGTCGCGCCCGAGCTTGCCCCCGAGGAAATCGAGCGTCAGATCACGTTCCCGGTCGAGCAGGCCGTCGGCGGCCTCAAGGGCCTCGAAGAGGTCCGCTCGCTCTCGAAATTCGGCCTCTCGCAAGTGGTCGCCATCTTCGAGGATGGCACCGACATCTATTTCGCCCGCCAACAAATCAACGAGCGCCTTGGCGAGGCGCAACTCCCTCAAGGGGTCGAGAAGCCCACGATGGGCCCGGTCGCCACAGGGCTGGGTGAGGTCTACCACTACTTCCTCTCGAGCAATGTCTACGACCTGACCGAGCTGCGTTCCCTGCAAGACTGGGTCGTCCGGCCCAGGCTGCGGCGTGTGCCAGGGGTCGCCGAGGTGAACTCCTGGGGCGGATTGGCCAAGCAATTCGAGGTGCGGGCCGAACCGGCCAAGCTGGCCAAGTACGTGCTCACGCTCGACGACGTGATCCTCGCCTTGAAGGAGAACAACAAGGACGTCGGCGGTGGCTACGTGGTCCGTGCCGACGAGTCGAGCCTGATCCAGGGGGTCGGCCGTGCCCGTACTCTGGAAGAGATCGGCAAGATCGTCATCACGGCGCGCGACGGCGTGCCGATCCGGATCAGGGACGTCGGCGAGGTCGACATCGGCCACATGATCCGCCGCGGGGGGGTCACCGCGAACGGCAAGGGCGAGGTGGTCCTAGGGCTCGCGTTCATGCGGATGGGCGAGAACTCGCGCGACGTGACGATGGCGCTCGACCGCGCGATGCGTGAGGTGAAGCTGACGCTTCCCGCGGGCGTCAACGTGACGGTCGCCTACGAGAGGACGCATCTGGTCAACCAGGTGCTCATGACCGTCGAGCGGAACCTGGCCGAGGGGGCCCTGCTCGTCATCGCCGTGCTCTTCGCATTCCTCGGAAACCTGCGTGCCGGCCTGATCGTCGCCTCGGCGATTCCGTTGTCGATGCTCTTCGCCGTCACGATGATGGAGCGAATCGGCATCGCGGGGAGCCTGATGAGCCTGGGTGCGATCGACTTCGGGCTCGTCGTCGACAGCTCGGTGGTGATGGTCGAGAACTGCGTCCGCCACCTCGCGCACGACCGCACGGATCGCCCCAAGCTCGACATCATCCGCGACGCGGCCGTCGAGGTCCGCAAGCCGACCCTCTTCGGCGAACTCATCATCATGATCGTCTATCTTCCCATCCTCACTCTCCAAGGAGTCGAGGGGAAGCTCTTCCGGCCGATGGCCCTGACCGTGATCTTCGCGTTGCTGGGCTCGATGATCCTCTCCCTGACACTCATGCCCGCGCTGGCCTCGTTGGGGCTCAAGCGGAGGACATCGGACCGGGAGACGTTCGTCGATCGGCTGGCCCACGCGTTCTTCAAGCCCCTGCTCCACCTCGGACTCCGGTTCCCCAAGGCAACGCTCGCGTTCGTCGGAGCCCTCACCGTCGCCACGACCCTGCTCGGCTTCAGCCTCGGTTCCGAGTTCGTCCCGCGTCTGAACGAGGGGACGATCGTCATCAACACCATCCGGCTCGCCAGCGTGAGCCTCGAGGAATCGCTCGAATATGGCGGGCGCATCGAGGCCATGCTCAAGGAGCAGTTCCCCGACGAGATCGACACCATCTGGAGCCGGACCGGGACGGCCGAGGTCGCGACCGATCCGATGGGGTTCGAAGTCACCGACGTCTACATTTCCCTCAAGCCTCGGGCGGGCTGGAAGAAGGCGAAGGACCAGGATGGGCTGGTCGCGGCGATGGCCGAGGTGACCGGGACCCTCCCCGGCATGCGGGCCGTCTACAGCCAGCCGATCGAACTGCGCATCAACGAGATGGTCGCCGGGATCAGGGCCGACCTGGGCATCAAGCTCTTCGGCGACGACCTGGAGGTGCTTAAGGAGAAGGCCGCCGAGATCGAGCGAGTCGTGAAATCCATCCCGGGCGCGGCCGACGTCTCGACCGAGCAGATCAGCGGCCTGCCGGTGCTCCGCATCGAGGTGGACCGCGACGCCCTCTCTCGCTACGGCATTGCCGCGAGGCAGGTGCTCGACACCATCAACGCAGCGGGCGGCATCAAGGTGGGCGAGATCCTCGAGCCGGGCAGACGCTTCCCACTTGCCGTCCGGCTGCCGATGGCCTATCGCAACGACCCGAAGGCCCTGGAAAAGATCCTGATCCCGACCGCGACCGGCCAGCGACTCCGGCTCAGCAAGCTCGCACGATTGGAGGAGACGACCGGCCCGTCGACGATCCAACGCGAGTGGGGCCGGCGCCGGATTGTCGTCCAGGCGAACATCCGCGGAAGGGACATGGGCTCATTCGTCGAAGAAGTCCAGGCGCGGGTCGCCTCGGAGGTTAAGCTTCCCGAGGGTTACGACCTCGGATGGGGTGGGCAGTTCGAGAATATGAGGCGTGCCGAGAAGCGGCTCTACATCGTCGTCCCGCTGGCCCTGGCCCTCATCCTGAGCCTGCTCTATCTCACGTTCAACTCGGTCCGCGACGCCCTGATGATCTTCAGCGGCGTGCTCTTCGCGCGGGTGGGCGGGGTCTTCGGCCTCTGGGTCATGGACCTGCCGTTCACGATCTCGGCCGGCGTCGGTTTCGTCGCCCTCGCCGGGGCCTCGATGCTCGAAGGCTTGGTGCTCGTCGCCGCGATCCGCGATCGAATCGCCCAGGGTTTGCCGAAGCGAGAGGCCATTGAGCAGGCGAGGCTCGCCCGCCTCCGGCCCGTCCTGATGACCGGCACCGTCGCGGCGCTCGGCTTCCTGCCGATGATGCTCTCCACCGGCATCGGCGCCGAGGTCCAGAGGCCGCTGGCGACCGTCGTCTTCTTCGGGATGGTGTGCGACACCTTCCTCACCATGTTGGCCCTGCCCGTTCTCTACCTTCTCTTCGGCAAAGGGCCCGACGAGACCCGCCCGACCTGGATCGATCCGGAGAGAATCGGTCTCGGTGCGACCAATCGCGACAACCTGGCCGTCACGGTCGGAGCGGACAATGGATGA